A single genomic interval of Pseudomonas sp. FeN3W harbors:
- a CDS encoding FAD-binding oxidoreductase: MLTEGFVGWKRVAALATLAMLLAHGAAGAQSAADPHAAHPPDKTGGTTAAQPDAAGTSSARDSGSMAGMPMGTTPPAGAPMGDDDHAAHHPDKAGSMAVPQPAPADGMPAQSSSSMNGMPMSATPPADASAGDDDHAAHHPDATASMPASSGASMAGSMGGMMDDMMRGCRGDECGRDRRLNKLLYPQLMALPDLPPERRASVEQLAHHRMHEGIQLLASLSSEASHAVQRNDYGGLQEASDRMRVAWGEFDSGLSAYRALAEGQAPRGIALAWFRREMNLTDPLTTAPAHGVFGLSGFHYFTMALLLAFALLAAWMYVARTRRTNAVLATLRTGAPVPPAPAAAPRSGVAPAPAASVSPGVPAEGEPQARAPVSTMGGWVGKLRVARVFQETPKVKTFRLAPVEGVGALPFEFEPGQFLTLSVHSGGNQVKRSYSIASSPCCHGWCDLTVKHESGGIVSGYLHEQVKEGDLLDASGPYGRFTFRGVESDSVVFLGGGVGITPLMSSIRYLTDQSWNGRIDLVYACKDLESVIFRDELNQLARRHPNLHVSIVLSDESSAAWTGPRGFITAELLGQIPQIRSRRIHLCGPSVMMDAVRNELGKLGIDLASVHSELFLSPSRTVPPGLEVSAGDTATAVTCSFERSGKKAPLAAGQTVLEAAEEVGVPIEYACRQGYCGLCKIKLLSGEVTMDVDDGLTPLDRSSGVILACQAKASADISVDA; this comes from the coding sequence TGGGGTGGAAGCGAGTCGCCGCCCTGGCCACGCTGGCGATGCTGCTGGCTCATGGAGCGGCCGGCGCTCAGTCGGCTGCTGATCCACACGCAGCCCATCCGCCAGACAAGACCGGCGGCACGACGGCTGCGCAGCCGGACGCTGCCGGCACGTCATCGGCCCGGGACAGCGGCTCGATGGCTGGTATGCCGATGGGCACCACGCCGCCGGCTGGCGCGCCGATGGGCGATGACGATCACGCCGCGCATCATCCGGACAAGGCCGGAAGCATGGCGGTACCGCAGCCGGCGCCAGCCGATGGCATGCCGGCGCAAAGCAGCAGCTCGATGAACGGCATGCCGATGAGCGCCACACCGCCGGCTGACGCATCGGCGGGCGATGACGATCACGCCGCGCATCACCCGGACGCGACTGCCAGCATGCCGGCTTCGAGTGGTGCATCGATGGCCGGTTCCATGGGCGGCATGATGGACGACATGATGCGCGGCTGCCGCGGAGACGAGTGCGGTCGGGATCGGCGCCTCAACAAGCTGCTGTATCCGCAGCTGATGGCGCTGCCGGATCTACCGCCGGAGCGGCGCGCGAGCGTTGAGCAGCTCGCCCACCACCGGATGCACGAAGGGATCCAGCTATTGGCGTCCCTGTCGTCGGAGGCGTCGCACGCGGTCCAGCGCAACGACTACGGCGGCCTGCAGGAAGCATCCGACCGCATGCGCGTGGCCTGGGGCGAATTCGACAGCGGCTTGTCGGCCTACCGCGCACTGGCCGAAGGACAGGCGCCGCGGGGGATCGCGCTGGCGTGGTTCCGGCGCGAGATGAACCTGACCGATCCCCTGACCACGGCCCCGGCGCACGGCGTCTTCGGCCTGTCGGGCTTCCACTACTTCACGATGGCGTTGCTGCTGGCCTTTGCGCTGCTGGCCGCCTGGATGTACGTGGCGCGAACCCGACGCACGAATGCGGTCCTCGCCACGTTGCGCACCGGGGCACCGGTGCCTCCGGCCCCCGCCGCTGCGCCTCGTTCCGGTGTGGCGCCGGCCCCCGCGGCGTCCGTGTCTCCGGGCGTGCCGGCCGAGGGCGAGCCGCAGGCACGCGCACCCGTGTCCACCATGGGCGGCTGGGTGGGCAAGCTGCGGGTCGCACGCGTCTTCCAGGAGACGCCCAAGGTCAAGACGTTTCGGCTGGCGCCAGTGGAGGGCGTGGGTGCGCTGCCGTTCGAGTTCGAGCCCGGCCAGTTCCTCACGCTTTCGGTGCATTCAGGCGGGAACCAGGTCAAGCGCTCGTATTCGATCGCTTCATCGCCATGCTGCCACGGCTGGTGCGACCTGACGGTCAAGCACGAAAGCGGCGGCATCGTCTCGGGTTACCTGCACGAGCAGGTGAAGGAAGGCGATCTCCTCGATGCGTCCGGCCCCTACGGCCGCTTCACCTTCCGCGGCGTCGAGTCCGACAGTGTCGTGTTCCTGGGCGGCGGCGTCGGCATCACGCCGCTGATGAGTTCCATCCGCTACCTGACCGACCAGAGCTGGAACGGCCGGATCGACCTGGTCTACGCCTGCAAGGACCTGGAAAGCGTGATCTTCCGCGACGAGCTGAACCAACTCGCCCGCCGGCATCCGAACCTGCATGTGTCCATCGTGCTGAGCGACGAGTCATCGGCGGCATGGACCGGCCCGCGTGGGTTCATCACCGCCGAACTGCTGGGGCAGATTCCGCAGATCCGTTCGCGCCGCATCCACTTGTGCGGTCCGTCGGTGATGATGGACGCGGTCCGCAACGAACTGGGCAAGCTGGGCATCGACCTGGCGTCGGTTCATTCCGAGCTGTTCCTGAGCCCCTCCAGGACAGTGCCTCCCGGCCTGGAGGTGTCGGCGGGCGACACGGCGACGGCCGTCACCTGCAGCTTCGAGCGGTCCGGAAAAAAGGCGCCGCTGGCGGCCGGCCAGACCGTTCTCGAGGCCGCCGAAGAGGTCGGCGTTCCGATCGAATATGCCTGCCGGCAGGGTTACTGCGGCCTCTGCAAGATCAAGCTGCTGTCGGGCGAGGTCACCATGGACGTGGACGACGGTCTGACGCCACTCGATCGTTCCTCGGGCGTGATCCTGGCCTGCCAGGCGAAAGCGTCGGCCGATATCTCGGTGGATGCGTAG